A stretch of the Lactuca sativa cultivar Salinas chromosome 9, Lsat_Salinas_v11, whole genome shotgun sequence genome encodes the following:
- the LOC111893397 gene encoding uncharacterized mitochondrial protein AtMg00860-like, which yields MGTTKFDLDQMMNGKLPSRLVKDCMSVCATSREHVSDVRQVLTLLRRDSLYATVKKCVFMVPKVMFLGYVVSGEGIQVDESKVVAVRQWPTPNTITEVRSFHGLPLFYRRFIPNVSSFMAHVTNCMKGKTFTWTEAAESAFQLVKEKLTLAPILVLPDFSQVFELHTDASKVGVGAVLSQGGRSVAYFSEKLTGPKLRYNTYDVELYEVVQAIKHWHHYLFHKEFVLFTDHDSLRHIQS from the exons ATGGGTACTACCAAATTCGACTTAGACCAGATGATGAATGGAAAGCTACCTTCAAGACTCGTGAAGGATTGTATGAGTgtttg TGCAACTTCTAGAGAGCATGTCAGCGATGTGCGACAAGTCTTGACCTTACTTCGAAGGGATAGTTTGTATGCAACTGTGAAGAAGTGTGTGTTCATGGTCCCAAAAGTCATGTTCTTGGGTTATGTTGTTTCTGGTGAAGGAATACAGGTGGACGAATCTAAAGTGGTAGCTGTCAGACAATGGCCAACTCCAAATACCATCACTGAAGTACGAAGCTTCCATGGTCTTCCTTTATTCTATAGGCGTTTTATTCCGAACGTCAGTTCTTTTATGGCACATGTGACCAATTGTATGAAAGGGAAGACCTTTACTTGGACAGAGGCGGCAGAATCAGCTTTCCAACTAGTTAAAGAGAAGCTTACTTTAGCACCGATTCTTGTATTACCAGATTTTTCTCAAGTTTTTGAGTTACACACAGATGCTTCAAAGGTTGGAGTTGGAGCAGTTCTAAGTCAAGGGGGACGATCGGTTGCCTATTTTAGTGAGAAGTTAACGGGGCCAAAGTTGCGTTATAACACTTATGATGTTGAATTATATGAAGTGGTCCAAGCTATAAAGCATTGGCATCACTACCTGTTTCATAAAGAGTTTGTTTTGTTTACAGATCATGATTCTCTAAGGCACATTCAGAGTTAA